Genomic segment of Acidobacteriota bacterium:
CTATTCCCCCCCCCCCCGCCCTGAGACCCCGTGCCGGCGCGCGTCTGGGGGCCGCTCCCCCTGGGGCCGTCCCTGCGGCCGCCTACCCCCTCGACCGTGAGGTCGACCTGCTGGTCCGCGATCTCGACCTGGTCGATCGGGAACGACATGTTGCCCTGGTCCGGGCTCCGCATGCGGCCGCGGAAGGCGCCGCCCGACTTCTGCTCGAGCTCGATCTGAAGGCGCAGGGTGGTGCCGCCGGGCAGGCTGAGAGATCCCTGCCACAGGCCTTCCAAGGAGGCCGTCGCATTCCCTGGGGTCGCGTTCTCTGGCGTCGCGACGTCCTGAGTCGCCTTCTCTGGGGTCGCCTTTTTCGGGGGCGTGCTCTGTGGGGTCGCAGCGAGCAACGGAATCGTCAGCAACAGGCTGGCGCCCAGGCCAGCGAGCCGCAGTGAATGCCGGGGACGAAGCATCATCGGCGCCTCCTCACGGGGGGATTCGGACGGCCGGTCGGCGGTTCGCCGCCGGCGGACTACATGCGGCTGTAGCTCGGGCCGCCACCGCCTTCCGGCGTCACCCAGTCGATCACCTGGTAGGGATCCATGACGTCGCAGGTCTTGCAGTGGACGCAGTTGCTGGCGTTGATCTGTAGCCGGCGCTGGTCTTGCTCTTCGACCATCTCGTAGACCGCCGCCGGGCAGAAGCGCTCGCAGGGGTTGCCGAACTCGACGGTGCAGCGATCGACGCACAGGTCCGGCTCGCGCACCACCAGATGGACCGGCTGGTCTTCTTCGTGGGAGGTACCGGAGTTGTAGACGTCGGCCAGCTTGTCGAAGGTGACCTCACCGTCGAAGGCCACCGCCGCTGGCGGCTCGGGACCCTTGCCGCTATCGAGGCGCCGCATCCGGCTGTGCCCCGGCTCGGTGCCGAGACGGTTCTTGAAGCCCCAACCGCGGCCGCCGGTGACCATGCCGAGGCCGGCCTGCAGCATGCCTCCGACCAGCCCATGATCGAAGGCCTGGTGGAAGTTCCGCACCTTCCACATCTCGTCGTAGATCCAGCTCTGACGCACCCGCTCTTCGAAGCCCGCCAGACGCTCGGCCGAGAGATCGTCGGCCTTGAGGCCTTCGAAGATGGTCTCGGCGGCCAGCATGCCGCTCTTCATCGCCAGGTGAACACCCTTGAGCTTCTGACTGTTGAGGAAGCCGCCGGAGTCACCGACGATCAGGAAACCGTCGCCGTGGCAGCGCGGCCGCGACCACCAGCCGCCCTCGGGAATCGCCTTGGCGCCATAAAACGCCATCTTGCCGCCTTCGAGCATGGCGGCGATCGCCGGATGGGTCTTGAGCCGTTGGAACTCCTGGTGCGGGTCGAAGTGCGGATTGCTGTAGTCGAGGCCGACCACCAGGCCGACGATGAGCTGGTCGTTCTTCATCCCGTAAATGAAGGAGCCGCCGAAGTTGCTGTTGCCCAGCGGCCAGCCCATGGTGTGGATCACGGAGCCCGGCGTGACGCGCCCTTCCGGGAGCTCCCAGACCTCCTTGATGCCGAGGGCGTAGATCTGAGGATTCTGGCCGGCATTGAGGTCGAGCGGCTCTTCGAGCTGCTTGACCAGGGTGCCGCGGGGTCCCTCTCCGAGGACCACCGCCCGGGTGCGGATGTCCATGCCGGGCTCGAAGTTGGCCTTGCGACTACCATCGTGACTGATGCCGCGATCGCCGGTGCGCACGCCGACCACCTTGCCGTCCTCGAGGAGGATCTGCGAGGCCGGGAACTCGCAGAAGATGTCGACCCCGGCCTCTTCGACCTGGGGAGCCATCCACTTGAGCAGCTTGCCGAGGGAAGCGACGCGGTTGCCGTGATTGTCGAGGGGTGGCGGAATCGGTAGCGAGAAGGACCGCTTGCCGGTCAGGAAAAGCAGCTTTTCTTCCTCGACACTGCCCTCGAAGGGGGCCTCCTCCCAGGTGTCCGGAAACAGCTCGCGAAAAGCCTTGGGATCGACCACTGCGCCGGAAATGGCGTGGCTGCCGATATCCTGCCCTTTTTCCAGCACCGCGATCATCGTCTCGAGGGGCTCTTCGGCCGTCTCGTTGTGCTTCTCGATCAGCTTGGCGAGATGGTAAGCACCGGCCAGGCTGGCAGGGCCTGCACCGACGAAAACCACATCCAATTCGAGTACTTCGCGGTCTTCTTCGCTCATCGCTTTGGGGCTGCTTTTCCGTTCGGAAGGGTGTCTTCGACGTCGTTTCGCCGAGCACCGATGGTACCACGCGGGTGCTGCTGCGGCAGGTGTTTCCGGGGATCCCGGCGGCGGCCCCTTGACACCGCCCGGGCGGCTGCTCTACGCTGCGCGGCAGTGGCACGGCGCTTTCGCCGTCGCCCTCAGACTGAATCGCAAGATGACGCTCGACGCCACCCTCCGCTCCAACGCCTCGGTCTCCGCGACCGCTGGCTGGTGGCATGGCGTGCATCATCACGGCGACTTCTAGGTCGGGCTTTCGAGTCCCGGCCGTGACGAGCCCGGGACGCGAGCAGTCGGCGACAATCATGCCAACCTCCTTCCGGGTCCGGAAGGAGGTTTTTGGTTTTGGGTGCAGTGATCTCGGACACCATCGGCGGCTCCCGGGCGACGCTGGTGGCAACCTTGGCCCATCGCGCGGCGACCTCGCCGGAGGCCCTGCGCACGGTCGCGGAGCAAGCTGACTGGCTCGAAGTGCGGGGCGATCTGGTGGGCGATCTCTCGCCGGCGGACCTGCCCGGCGACCGCCTCCTCTACACCGTGCGCAGTCGCGCCGAAGGTGGGCGCGGTGAGACCGATCCGGAGGATCGCCGCCAGCGTTTCGCGGCCGCCCTCGAAGCCGGCTACGGGCTGATCGATCTCGAGGCCGAGCGCGATCTCGAGGCCGAGACCCTGGCCCTGGTGCCGGCCGAGCGTCGCCTGCTGTCGTGGCACGGCCGGCCGCGAGATCTCGCCGACCTGACCCGCCGTTTCGAGGCCATGGCGACGACGCCGGCACGCTTCTACAAGCTGGTGCCGACGGTCCACCGCCCGGCCGAAGGGCTCTGGCCGCTGCAGCTCCTGGCGAGCTTGCAGCGCGCCGATGTGATCGCCTTCGGCGGTGGCCCCCAAGGCCTTTGGACCCGCCTGCTGGCGCCGCGGTTGGGGGCTGCTTGGATCTACGGCGCCGCGTCCGAAGAGGCGTCGGGAGCTCCGGGCCAGCCCACCGTGGCGGCGCTCCGGCGAGACTTCGGCCTGCCCGAGCTGGCGCCGGTGGAAGCCCTCTGCGGCGTCGTTGGTCGCCCGGTCGCCCACTCTCTGTCGCCTCGCCTCCACAACGGTGGCTACCGAGCCCTCGGCCTGCCGTTGCTCTACCTGCCCTTCGAAACCGAGCGCTTCGGTGATTTCTGGCTCGAGATCGTCGAAAGCCGGATCCCTCAGTCCCTCGGTGCGCCGCTCCGCGGCTTGAGCGTGACGGCGCCCTTCAAGGGCGCGGCCCTCGCCGTCTCGGGCGCCGCCAGCCCGCTGTGCGAGCGCCTCGGCGTCGCCAACACCCTGGTCTTCTCGGCCGGCGTCTGGGAAGCCGAATCCACCGACCCGGTGGGCATCGTCTACGCCCTGCGCTCCCACGGTTGCGAGCTCGAAGGTCGACCGGCGGCGGTGGTCGGCACCGGCGGCGCCGGTCGTGCGGCCGCCTTCGGGCTGGCCCGAGAGGGTGCCCGGGTCACCCTCTTCAACCGCGGCGCCGAGCGCGCTCGGGAAGCCGCCGAAGCCCTCGATCTGCCGTGGGCGCCCCTCGGCGACCTCGACGAGGGGCGTTTCGAGGTGCTGGTGCACGCCACCAGTGCCGGTCGTCGCCGCGACGATCCGGCGCCCCTCGATGCCTCGCGACTGGCCCCCGGAGCAGCGGTGGTGGATATGGTCTATGGGCAGGAGCCGACGGCACTCCTCGAAGCCGTCGCCGCCGAGGGCGGAATCGCCATCGACGGCCGGGAGGTGCTGCTCTACCAGGCCCTCGATCAATTTCGGGCGATGACCGGTCGCGACTTGCCTCTCGACCTCGGTCGCGAGCTCCTCGGCCTCACCTCGGACCCGGTAGGGGCCGGCCCCGCGGACGCAGGAGAGCTCGGCGGATGAAGATCTCCGATTCCCTGCCGCTCGGGGTCGCCGCCCTCCTGTTCGAGGCCGCCCGCCGTCGGCGCCGTCTCGAGGGTGTTTGCGTGGCTGCCCTCCAGGAGGCCGCCTTCGAGGAGGTGATCCTGCCGATTCTCGATTACCTCGAGCCCTACGAGCCGATCCTGACGCCGGCGACCCGCGCCGAGCTCTACCGCTTCATCGGACGAGACGGCGATCCCCTCGCCTTACGCTCCGACTTCACCGCCATGCTCGCCCGTCTGCTGGCGCCGCGGCTCGCCGCCCTCGACTTGCCGCTGCGACTGTTCTATCGCGGCGACGTGGTGCGCTACGGTGGCGACAAGGACAGTCGCGAGCGCGAGTTCTACCAGCTCGGAGCGGAGCTGGTGGGCAACGGCGGCGCCGCCGCCGAGCGGGAGATGTTGTGCCTCTTTCTGCGCCTGGCGGCGCTGGCAGAGCGGCCGGTGCGGGTGATCCTCGGCTTCGCCGGTGCCCTCGACGAGGTGCTGCTGGCGGCCGACGACGGTCGCTCCCTGGTGTCCGCCCTGCGTCGCCGCGAGCGCCGCCTGCTGCGGCCCGCCGGCGACACCCTGCTCGCCGTCGCCGAGCGGGGCGTTCCGGCGCAGCCGGCGAACCTCGGCGACGGCGCGGCCGGGCGGCTGCGGGCGCTGACCGCGCTGGTCGCCGAGCTGCGCCAGGAGTTCCCGGCCGCCGACCTTGAGATCGATCTCGCCGAGTTCGCTCACCACACCCTCGATCCCCGCCTCGCCGATGGCGGCGCCGATCGCACCTACTACGACGGCCTGGTGTTTCGCGCCTACGCCGCCGGCAGCGCCCGGCCGGTGGGCTCCGGTGGGCGCTACGATCGCCTGTTTCGGGACCTCGGGGCGGAGGTGCCGGCGGTGGGCTTCTCCTTCGGCCTCGACCGCCTGGCGGAGGAGGCGCGATGATCCGTCTGGCCTTGCCGAAGGGCCGCGCCCAGCGCACCGCGGTGGCGGCCCTCACCGCCAGCGGCCGGCTGCGCAACGGCCTCGATTCCGGGGATCGGCGATTGCAGATCGCTCTGCCGGAAGAGGGCCTCGAGCTGCTCTTCCTCAAGGGTTGGGATGTGCCGCGCTATGTCGAGAACGGCATCGCCGATTGCGGCTTCGTGGGCTCCGACGTGCTCGACGAGTTGGGCGGCGACCTGCTGGTTCCGATTCGGTTGCGCGAGGGCCGGTGTCGCCTCTCTTTAGTCGGTCACGAGGGCAGCCTGCCGAGTCCCGGCAGCCAGGTGCGGCTGGCCACCAAGTATCCCCGCACCGCCACCCGCACCGTCGCCGACCGCGCCTGGGGAGCGGAGATCGTCGAGCTCGCCGGGTCGATCGAGATCGCGCCGCTGCTCGGTTTGGCCGACCTCGCCCTCGACATCGTCGAGACCGGCCGGACGCTGCGCGACAACGGCCTGGTGGAGCTCGAGACGGTGGCCGAGGTAACGCCCTGCGTGGTGGTCAACCGGTCGTCCTTTCTGCAGCATCGCGATGCCATCAACTCCCTCGTCGAGGCTCTCGAAGGGGCGGAGGTGACCCTGTGAAGAAACCCCTGTCCATCCTGCCGGTGGAGTCGCGTCGCGGGCGCCGCGCGGTGGAGCGGCTGTTGGCTCGCCATGGCCAGGTTCTCGATCCCAAGGTGACCCGCGCCGCCCGGCGGCTGGTGGCCGAGATCCGCAACGGCGGCGATCGTGCGCTGCGCGCCGCCGTCCAGAAATATGACGGCGGCCGGGGAGCTTCTCTGGAGCTGCCGGTGCCGAAGCTGGAGGAAGAACGGGCGCGCCTGCCCGCCGGCTTCGCCGAGGCCCTCGAGCGCGCCATCGGGGCGGTCGAGCGGTACCACCGGCGTCAAGCCCACGAGGGCTTCCGTCTGGAAGCCGATGGGGTGATGATCGACGAGTGCCGCCGCCCCCTGCGGCGGGTCGGCGTCTACGTTCCCGGGGGCTTGGCGAGCTACCCCTCGACGGTGGTGATGACGGTGGTTCCGGCGCGGGTCGCCGGGGTCCGCGAGATCGCGGTGGCGACGCCGCCGGCCTCCTTCCATTCCAATCCGGCAGTGCGCTACACCCTCGCCCGCTTGGCCGTCGACGAGGTGTGGGGGATGGGGGGAGCCCACGCCGTTGCCGCCCTCGCCTACGGCACCGAGAGCTTGTCCCGAGTCGACAAGATCGTCGGGCCGGGCAACGCCTGGGTGACGGCGGCGAAGCGCGAGGTGATGGGAGATGTCGGCATCGACGGTCTCGCCGGGCCCTCCGAGGTGGTGGTGATCGCCGATCAAGACGCCGACGCCGCCTGGATCGCCGCCGATCTGCTGGCCCAGGCGGAGCATGATCCCCGCGCCGCCGCCATCCTGCTCACCCCGAGCCGTTCCCTGGCGCGGCGGGTCGGCGACGAGGTGGCGCGGCAGCTCTCCGAGCTGCCCACGGCGCAGACCGCGGCGGCCTCGCTGGCGGGCTTCGGCGTGGCCCTGGTGACGGCGACCCTGGAGGAAGCGCTGGAGCTCGCCGAAGGGCTGGCGCCGGAGCACCTGCAGCTCATCGGTGCCGGGTCGGAGGCGTTGGCGGAGCGGGTCGAGTGCGCCGGTGCGGTCTTCGTCGGTGCCACCACACCGGAGGTCTTCGGCGATTACGTCGCGGGTCCGAGCCACGTTCTGCCCACCGGCGGCAGTGCCCGCTTCGCCTCCGGTCTCGGCGTCGAGGACTTCGTGCGGCGCAGCCACCGAGTGCAGTTCTCGCCCGCCGCGGCGTCGCGCTGGGCCGCCGCCGCCGCCACCTTGGCCGATGCCGAGGGACTGCCGGCCCACGCCGCCGCGGCCCGGAGGCGGCTGTGAGTCGTTCCTCCCAGGCGATGCTCGACGACGTCCTCGCGACGGTCCGTCCCGCGGTGCGTGAGCTGCGCGCCTACCACCTCGACCTCAGCCCGTGCCGCTTCAAGCTCGATCAAAACGAGGTGCCCTGGGACCTGCCCCGGCGCATCAAGGAGCGCGCCCTCGAGCGGCTGAAGGCGGTCGACTGGGCGATCTATCCGGACTTCCACGGCGATCGGCTGCGCCGGGCCCTCGGCGAGCGCCACCGCTGGCCGTGGCAGGGCGTTCTGGTCGGCAACGGCTCGAACGAGCTGCTGAGCGCTGCGATCAAGACCTTCGCCCGGCCCGGTGGCGAGGTGCTCGGAACGGCCCCGACCTTCTCCCTCTACCGCGTCTTCTCGCTCGCCATGGGAGCGACCTTCCGCGCCTGCGGACCGCGCTTCGATCTGCGGCTACCGCTCGCCGAGCTCGAGGCCGAGGTGGCGCGAGACCCGCGGCGGCCGGTGGTGCTGTGCAGCCCCAACAACCCCACCGGCGACTCGGCCTCGCCACAGCGGGTGGCGGCCTTGCTCGAAAACCTCGCAGCGCCGCTGCTGCTCGACAACGCCTATGGTGAGTTCGGGCCCCACGACTATCGGCCGTTGCTCGACCGTTATCCCCACCTGTTGATCTTCCGGACTTTTTCGAAGGCTTGGTCGTTGGGCGGCCTGCGCCTCGGCTACGTGCTGGCGCGGCCCGAGCTGACGGCCGAGCTGATCAAGCTCAAGCTGCCCTACAACCTCGGCTTGGCGGGGCTCGAGATCGCCTGCGCGGCGCTCGAAGAGGCGCCGGCTCTGGAGCGCCGGGTGCGAGTGCTGGTGGGGCGCCGCCGGCAGTGGGCGGCCTGCCTCGAGAGTCACGGCCTGACGCCCTTGCCGTCCGACGCCAATTTCTTGCTGGTGCGCTGTGGCGCTGCCGTCGAGACCATCTTCCGAGGCCTCGGCGAACGCGGCATCCGGGTGCGTGATGTCACCAAATACCCCGGCCTCGAAGACTGTTTGCGCGTTTCCATCGGCGATGGACGCGCTTTGCGAGCCGTCGATCAGGCCCTCGGGGAGATTTTGGCCAAAGCCCCGACAGCGGTCGGAAGTCCTCCAGGGAGGTTGTGATGGAACGAAAGAGTCAGTACCAGCGGGAGACCGGGGAGACGCGCATTCGCCTCAGCCTCGATTTGGCGGGCGGTCCGCGCCAGCTGGCCGTGCCGGACGGCTTCTTCCGCCACATGCTCGATGCTCTCGCCACCCACGGCGGCTTCGGTCTCGAGGTCGAGGCCATCGGCGACACGGAGATCGATCTCCATCACACCGTCGAGGACGTCGGTCTGGCCCTCGGCGAGGCCTTCGCAGCGGCCTTGGGCGAGCGCCGCGGCATTGTGCGCTTCGCCCACGCGTACGTGCCCCTCGATGAAGCCCTGACGCGGGCGGTGGTCGACCTTTCGGGGCGGCCCTTCTTCCACTATCGCGAGGCTCCGGAGCTCGCCGGCCTGTGGGTGACGCGGGAATTTCCGCTCACCCTGGTGGCCGATTTCTTCCAGGCCTTTTCGGACCGCGGGCGATTCAACCTGCACCTCGACTTGCTCGCCGGCCGCAACGGCCATCACGCCGCCGAATCGGCCTTCAAGGCGGCGGCGGTGGCGTTGCGCCAGGCGGTGGCGCTGCGCGCCTCGGAGGCGTCCGAGGTGCCGTCGACCAAGGGAACGTTGACGCGATGAAAGGGACGAAATGAGGCGCAAGCGATGAGCCGGCGAGCCGTCATCGTCGATACCGGGGTCGGTAACCTCGGCAACCTGGTGCGTGCCCTGCGGGCGGCCGGCGCCGCGGCCGAGATCAGCCGTGACCCGACCCAGGTCGCCGCCAGTCGCTGTCTGGTGCTGCCCGGGGTCGGTGCCTTCGCACCGCCACGGGAGGCGCTGCGCGGGGAGCTCGAGGCCGCCCTGCGCCACAGCCTCCAAGCCGGCGCCTGGCTGCTCGGAGTCTGTGTCGGATATCAACTGCTCTTCGAGGTCGGAGAGGAGTTCGGAGAGACCGACGGCCTGGCCCTTTTACCCGGCCGCGTCACCGCTTTGCCGACCACCGTGCCGCGGCCCCACATCGGCTGGAATCGCCTGCGCCGGCTGGCCGCCTCGCCGCTGCTCGCCGGCCTCGAGGACGGTGCCAGCGTCTATTTCGTGCACAGCTTCGCGCCCCAGGGGGTGCCCTCCGAGAGCTGCCTGGCAGAGTGTCTTCACGGTCGCTCCTTCGCCGCCATGGCCGGCCGCGGGCGCATCGCCGGCACTCAGTTTCATCCCGAGAAGAGCGGTGCCGTCGGGCTCCGCCTGCTGACCAACTTCGTGGAGATGGCCCATGGAACTGCTGCCGTCGATTGATTTACGCCGCGGCCGCGTGGTGCGCCTGCGCCAGGGCGACGATGGCGCCCGCACCGACTATGGGGGCGACCCTCTTCAGGTGCTCGAGCGCTACGCCGCTGCCGGGGTGCGCTGGATCCACCTGGTCGACCTCGATGCCGCCTTCGGCGAGGCCGGTCAGTGGGCGCTGGTTGCAGAGCTGGTGGCCGCCGGCCGGCGGCATGGTCTCGCCGGCCTGCAGCTCGGCGGAGGTCTGCGCGATCGGCAAGCGGTCGCGACGGCCCTCGAGGCGGGCTGCGAGCGGGTGGTCCTGGGCTCGCTGGTCGGGCGGCGGCCGGAGGAGTTCCGGCGCCTCGCCGAAGACTGGCCGGAGCGTCTGGTGCCGGCCCTCGACGTGCGCCGCGGCGCGGTCCGCCTGGAAGGCTGGACGGTCTCCGCCGACCGCTCCCTCGACGAGCTCTGCGCGGCCTTGCGCAGCTTGCCCTGCCCCGGAGTCCTGGTGACCGACATCTCCCGCGACGGCACCCTCGACGGGCCTAATCTCGAGCTGACGGCCCAAGTCGGCGCGGCCAGCGCTTTGCCGGCTTGGGTGTCCGGCGGCGTGCGTTCCCTGGGGGATCTCGAAGCGGCCCGCGACACGCCGGGGATTGCCGGCGCCGTGGTGGGGCGGGCGCTCTACGAGGAGGCCTTCACGATCGGCGATGCGGTCGCCGTCTGCCGCCAGGAGGTGGCCCCGTGAGCGCTCGGACCGAGCTCACCTGCCGCGTCATCCCGTGCCTCGATGTCGCCGATGGCCGGGTGGTGAAAGGGGTCAAGTTCCAGAATCTGGTCGATCGCGGCGATCCCGCCGAGTCCGCCCTGCGCTACGCCGATCAGGGGGCCGACGAGATCGTCTTTCTCGACATCTCGGCGGCGCCGGAGCGGCGCGCCACGGACCTCGCTTGGGTCGAGCGCAGCGCCGAGCAGATCTTCGTCCCGCTGACCGTCGGCGGTGGAGTGCGCTCGGTGGAGGATGCCCGCGCCCTGCTCAAGGCCGGTGCCGACAAGGTCGGCGTCAATACCGCCGCTGTCGCCCGGCCGGAGCTGCTGACGGAGCTCGCCGAGCGCTTCGGAAGCCAGTGCGTGGTGCTCTCCGTCGACGCCCGGCGCCGCGACTCGGCGGACGGCTGGCAGGCGGTGACCCACGGCGGCCGCCGCGAAACGCCCCGCGATGCCCTCGAGTGGATCGCCGAGGGGGTCGAGCGCGGCGCCGGTGAGATCTTGCTCACCAGCATCGACAGCGACGGCACCCAGGAGGGTTACGACCTCGAGCTGCTGTCGGCGGCCAGCGAGCAGGTGGCGGTGCCGGTGATCGCCTCCGGCGGCGCTGGCCGGCCGCAGCATCTGGCGGCGGCCCTCGGCGCCGGAGCGGCGGCGGTGCTGGCGGCTTCGATCTTTCACGACGGCACCTACAGCGTCGGCGAGGTCAAGGCGCTCCTGCGGGATGCCGGTCACCCGGTGCGGGAGGTGCCATGAGCCTCGATCTCGAATCCTTGCGCTTCGGCGATGACGGCCTGCTGCCGGTGGTGGTTCAGGACGTCGCTAGTGGCACCGTCTTGATGCTCGCCTACGCCAATCGCGAGGCCGTGGCTCGCACCCTCGCCGAGGGGCGGGTGTGGTTCTGGAGCCGATCGCGGCAGAGCCTGTGGTGCAAGGGCGAGACCTCGGGCAACTTCCTGCGCCTGGTGTCCCTGTACGCCGACTGTGACCGCGACGCCCTCTTGGTGAGGGTCGACCCGCAGGGGCCGACCTGCCATCGGCTGGTGCGTAGCTGCTTCGACGCCAGCTCCGAGGAGGCGGTGCCGTCGGCCCTCGAGCTCGGTTGGCTGGACGACGTCCTGTCGCGCCGGGCGGACGCCGATCCGGCCGCCAGCTATACCGCCCGCCTGCTCGCCGCCGGCCCGCAGCGCATCGCCCGCAAGGTCGGCGAGGAGGCCACCGAGACGGTGATCGCGGCGGTCGGCGGAGGCTCCCGCGACGAGCTCTGTAGCGAAGCCGGGGATTTGATCTACCATCTCCTCCTTCTGCTCCGTTCCGGGCAGGTGACCGCCGCTGATCTCGCCCGCGAGCTGCGCCGCCGACACCTCGAGCCGGCGGCGGCGCCGTCGCGCAAACCGGAAGCGCCCCCGGATCCCGCGCCAGCCGAATCAACCTCTGCCGAGGAGACTTCATGACCCCGTCGCCGCGCCGGGCCGTGCCGCGCATTCGAGAGTTCCTCGCCGACAGCCTCACGCCGCTGGGGGTCTACCGCCGCCTGGCGGAGATCTCGCCGACGCGCTTTCTCTTCGAGAGCGTCACCGGCGGCGATCAGGTGTCGCGCTACAGCTTCCTGGGGGTGGGGCCGCGGCACTGGCTGCGCCTGTTTCCGGACCGCCTCGAGCTCAGCGGTCCCGAGGGTACCCGCGAGGAGAGCGGCGATCCTCTGACGCTGCTGCGGCGGGTCTTGCACTCGGTGCGGGCGGAGGCGGCCCCGGTGCCCTACGCCGGCGGCTGGGTGGGCGCCTTCGGTTACGACTTCGTGCGCGCCATCGAGCGCCTGCCCAACCGGCCGCCGGATGCCTTCGGTCTGCCCCTGACCACCCTCGCCCGGTTCGACGAGGTAGTGGTCTTCGATCACGCTCGGCAGCGCGTGCTGGCGGTCTCCAACGAAATCGAAGGTGAGATCTCCCGCGCCGAAGCGGAGGCCGGTCTCGATCGCCTCGAGCGGGTGCTCACCGCCGGCGGCGGCCTCGGCGGCGTGGCGGTGCCGGTGGGTCTGGCAGTCGGCGGCGGGGCCGCCATCGACGAGCGTGCCGAGGCCGAGCCCAGCCTGTCGCGGTCGGCCTTCGAGGCGGCGGTGACCGCCGCCCAGGAGCACATCGCCGCCGGCGACATCTTCCAGGTGGTGCTGGCGCGCCGCTGGACGATT
This window contains:
- the hisF gene encoding imidazole glycerol phosphate synthase subunit HisF; its protein translation is MSARTELTCRVIPCLDVADGRVVKGVKFQNLVDRGDPAESALRYADQGADEIVFLDISAAPERRATDLAWVERSAEQIFVPLTVGGGVRSVEDARALLKAGADKVGVNTAAVARPELLTELAERFGSQCVVLSVDARRRDSADGWQAVTHGGRRETPRDALEWIAEGVERGAGEILLTSIDSDGTQEGYDLELLSAASEQVAVPVIASGGAGRPQHLAAALGAGAAAVLAASIFHDGTYSVGEVKALLRDAGHPVREVP
- the hisIE gene encoding bifunctional phosphoribosyl-AMP cyclohydrolase/phosphoribosyl-ATP diphosphatase HisIE gives rise to the protein MSLDLESLRFGDDGLLPVVVQDVASGTVLMLAYANREAVARTLAEGRVWFWSRSRQSLWCKGETSGNFLRLVSLYADCDRDALLVRVDPQGPTCHRLVRSCFDASSEEAVPSALELGWLDDVLSRRADADPAASYTARLLAAGPQRIARKVGEEATETVIAAVGGGSRDELCSEAGDLIYHLLLLLRSGQVTAADLARELRRRHLEPAAAPSRKPEAPPDPAPAESTSAEETS
- a CDS encoding chorismate-binding protein, with the translated sequence MTPSPRRAVPRIREFLADSLTPLGVYRRLAEISPTRFLFESVTGGDQVSRYSFLGVGPRHWLRLFPDRLELSGPEGTREESGDPLTLLRRVLHSVRAEAAPVPYAGGWVGAFGYDFVRAIERLPNRPPDAFGLPLTTLARFDEVVVFDHARQRVLAVSNEIEGEISRAEAEAGLDRLERVLTAGGGLGGVAVPVGLAVGGGAAIDERAEAEPSLSRSAFEAAVTAAQEHIAAGDIFQVVLARRWTIPRRVAPLALYRALRLINPSPYMVLLETPDFALAGASPEALVTKTGRVLETRPIAGTRRRGGDAAEDLRLAEDLQADPKERAEHVMLVDLGRNDLGKVSAPGSVEVASFQRIENYSHVMHMVSSVVGELAEGRDGLDALVACFPAGTVSGAPKIRAMEIIDDLEPEARGLYAGAVGYFGFAGDVDTCITIRTLVVRGDETSVTAGAGIVADSQPSREADETENKAAALLAAVAFAERLEEESA